The candidate division WOR-3 bacterium genome contains a region encoding:
- the rplU gene encoding 50S ribosomal protein L21: MEKNSNVNNTFAVVKIQGGQFLVKSGEKITVNRINAEPGTVIKFDEVLFLRTKDNAIVGNPQVEGAEITAKVINHIRAPKVYTFKFIRRENYRRLKGHKQPLTELEVLEINYSPK, translated from the coding sequence ATGGAAAAAAATTCTAATGTCAATAACACCTTCGCCGTAGTGAAAATTCAGGGGGGACAATTTCTTGTTAAGTCCGGCGAAAAAATTACAGTTAATAGAATAAATGCAGAACCCGGCACTGTTATTAAATTTGATGAAGTACTCTTTTTAAGGACTAAAGATAATGCAATTGTGGGTAATCCCCAAGTTGAAGGTGCCGAAATTACGGCAAAAGTCATTAATCATATTAGAGCCCCGAAAGTTTATACTTTTAAGTTTATTCGTCGAGAGAACTATCGACGATTAAAAGGACATAAACAACCATTAACCGAATTAGAAGTGTTAGAAATAAACTATTCGCCCAAATAA
- the secG gene encoding preprotein translocase subunit SecG has product MFGLFIVLHILACILLIIIVLFQQPQKGGVTSVFGGGESIFGGGGAAPFMTKLTSGLAILFMITSLSLVLISSRRVRPVQTRPTPESTTPSPETPLPGNE; this is encoded by the coding sequence ATGTTTGGATTATTTATCGTATTGCATATTTTGGCGTGTATCTTGTTGATTATAATTGTGCTCTTTCAACAGCCGCAAAAGGGTGGAGTCACAAGTGTTTTTGGTGGCGGCGAATCGATTTTTGGTGGTGGCGGTGCCGCACCATTTATGACTAAACTTACTTCTGGCTTGGCAATATTATTTATGATTACATCCCTTTCTTTAGTCTTAATTTCATCTCGCCGGGTTCGCCCAGTCCAGACTCGACCAACGCCAGAAAGCACCACTCCATCACCTGAAACTCCTTTACCCGGCAACGAATAG